From the genome of Parazoarcus communis, one region includes:
- a CDS encoding ATP-binding cassette domain-containing protein, with amino-acid sequence MPLLSVDNACLAFGHVDLLAHAEFQLDAGERVALIGRNGSGKSSLLRALAGQSTLDDGTVWRQSGLTVAYVPQEADFPLDRDVFATVADGLGDAAQLLVDYHAAMVAVSDHGDADALSRLDALQHAIEAADGWRLSQRVERMLGLLALPGEAMVSSLSGGGIKRVALARALVAEPDLLLLDEPTNHLDLDGILWLEGLIRDFRGAVMLITHDRVFLDNVATRIAELDRGKLASYPGRFQDYLRRKAEELESESKANARFDKMLAQEEVWIRKGVEARRTRNEGRVRRLEALRRERVARRDRLGNVNLAVDRGEKSGQMVAELTNVTKAYGDRVVVRDFSTRIMRGDRIGFIGPNGAGKTTLLKLILGEIEPDEGSIRSGTRLTVAYFDQLRAQLDPELPLTEVISPGSDFIEIGGERKHVIGYLGDFLFAPQRARSPVKSLSGGERNRLLLARLFARPANVMVLDEPTNDLDIETLDLLEDLLASYDGTLFLVSHDRAFLDNVVTQVIAAEGDGHWGEYAGGYAEWQRVQAEREAQRVAAQRTQASASKAVAAEKPVAKRADKLSFNEKRELESLPDKIAKLEAEQASVQARLADPGLYQRAPQEVTQLSARLDEIEGEIDAAMLRWEALESRGAG; translated from the coding sequence ATGCCACTTCTATCTGTCGACAACGCCTGTCTTGCCTTCGGTCACGTCGACCTGCTCGCTCACGCCGAGTTTCAGCTTGATGCCGGAGAGCGCGTTGCGCTCATCGGCCGTAACGGTTCGGGTAAATCCAGCCTGCTTCGCGCACTGGCAGGCCAGTCAACGCTTGATGACGGCACTGTGTGGCGCCAGTCCGGGCTGACGGTTGCCTATGTACCCCAGGAGGCGGATTTTCCGCTCGATCGCGATGTCTTTGCCACCGTCGCAGACGGGCTTGGCGATGCCGCACAACTGCTGGTCGATTACCATGCGGCCATGGTCGCGGTGTCCGACCACGGCGATGCTGACGCCCTGTCCCGGCTCGATGCGTTGCAACATGCGATTGAAGCCGCCGATGGCTGGCGCCTGAGCCAGCGCGTCGAACGGATGCTCGGGCTGCTGGCACTGCCGGGTGAGGCCATGGTGTCGAGCCTGTCGGGTGGCGGTATCAAGCGTGTTGCGCTTGCCCGCGCCCTGGTGGCAGAACCCGACCTGCTGTTGCTCGACGAACCCACCAACCATCTCGACCTCGACGGCATCCTCTGGCTCGAAGGGCTGATCCGGGATTTTCGCGGTGCGGTGATGCTGATTACCCACGACCGGGTGTTTCTCGACAATGTGGCAACCCGCATCGCGGAACTGGATCGGGGCAAGCTCGCGAGCTATCCCGGCCGCTTCCAGGATTATCTGCGGCGCAAGGCCGAGGAACTCGAGTCCGAGTCCAAGGCCAATGCGCGCTTCGACAAGATGCTGGCGCAGGAAGAGGTCTGGATTCGCAAGGGCGTGGAGGCCCGGCGCACGCGTAATGAAGGCCGCGTTCGGCGGCTGGAAGCGCTGCGCAGGGAGCGCGTGGCGCGCCGGGATCGCCTCGGCAACGTCAATCTGGCGGTCGACCGTGGCGAGAAAAGCGGGCAGATGGTCGCAGAGCTGACCAATGTGACCAAGGCCTATGGCGACCGCGTGGTGGTGCGTGATTTCTCCACCCGGATCATGCGCGGCGACCGGATTGGCTTTATCGGCCCCAATGGTGCGGGCAAGACGACCTTGCTCAAGCTCATTCTGGGCGAGATCGAGCCGGACGAGGGCAGTATCCGGAGTGGCACCCGGCTCACCGTGGCCTATTTCGACCAGTTGCGCGCCCAGCTCGATCCGGAGCTGCCCCTGACCGAGGTCATCAGCCCGGGATCGGATTTCATCGAGATTGGCGGCGAGCGCAAGCATGTGATCGGCTATCTCGGCGATTTCCTGTTCGCGCCTCAGCGTGCGCGTTCGCCCGTCAAGTCGCTGTCGGGGGGCGAGCGCAACCGCCTGTTGCTGGCCCGCCTGTTTGCACGGCCTGCCAACGTGATGGTGCTGGACGAGCCGACCAACGATCTTGATATCGAAACCCTCGATCTGCTCGAAGACCTGCTTGCAAGCTATGACGGCACGCTGTTTCTGGTCAGCCACGACCGCGCCTTTCTCGACAACGTGGTCACACAGGTGATCGCGGCAGAAGGGGATGGTCACTGGGGCGAGTATGCAGGCGGTTACGCTGAATGGCAGCGGGTGCAGGCCGAGCGCGAAGCGCAGCGGGTCGCCGCACAGCGCACGCAGGCGAGCGCAAGCAAGGCGGTTGCGGCAGAAAAACCAGTGGCTAAGCGTGCCGACAAGCTGTCGTTCAACGAGAAGCGCGAGCTTGAGAGTCTGCCCGACAAAATTGCAAAGCTTGAGGCCGAGCAGGCCTCAGTGCAGGCCAGGCTCGCCGATCCGGGCCTGTACCAGCGTGCACCGCAGGAGGTGACCCAGCTCAGCGCCCGTCTGGATGAGATCGAAGGCGAGATTGATGCCGCGATGTTGCGTTGGGAGGCCCTCGAGAGTCGCGGCGCTGGCTAG
- a CDS encoding site-specific recombinase, whose amino-acid sequence MNTLLSRLAERAATEADQTRIWVELVDSIRPPHASRHETASEALRSLTHILARRDELRRPLRSAFLRLFMERKQVSLYVSSGLLPSTGFFSETGRRISDKLLPDVVDTAYMKDVLSVVFHRHDDEVWVNAIADETWIDFIHALLAPEGDAIPASPGHKAPMAVTEILEALRMLSYHVSAIGLDPELVRVDPKLEEVESPFLAQNAEIVRYLRHYKTWWSAPDTPIDDSDHLTVMLDQCAEVLLRIRRRAMRRGTSLTLTFKLERLRQHLDRIGELLGLLRDLYASRLLMPLLPRAVRLFKRLVHAECRKNRLSDYWGKNVELLSLRMTESASKTGERYIASNLREHFELLRSAALGGFIIALMAALKVLIDRQDFAPLNELLGFCLNYGLGFVLIHMLGGTVATKQPAMTANAIAASIGETRGKTRSLDNLADLIIRTIRSQGAAILGNVGIAVPVAIGLSLAILELTGTQFIDTTKAAALLDEAAPRGSTLFFAAVAGVCLFLSGLISGYYDNLSAYNRVPQRLLQLRWPRRLLGDARMARISRYVENNLGALAGNFFFGFLLGGATALGVLFGLPMDIRHIAFSSAYVGYAAAAFDFTLPAHVLSLALGGVLLIGVVNLAVSFTLTLYVAMRARRITFAQGRTLSALVLRRMLFRPKDLFIAPRRNAAAQRTDAGPQTRQPPLKTTSSAENNRTPDGEKTPPPQSPL is encoded by the coding sequence GTGAACACACTGCTTTCACGACTTGCCGAACGCGCCGCCACGGAGGCGGACCAGACCCGAATCTGGGTGGAGCTGGTCGACAGCATTCGCCCGCCGCACGCCAGCCGTCATGAAACGGCCAGTGAGGCCTTGCGCTCGCTGACGCACATCCTCGCGCGTCGCGACGAGTTGAGGCGCCCCTTGCGCTCGGCTTTCCTGCGTCTGTTCATGGAGCGCAAGCAGGTTTCACTCTACGTTTCGTCGGGCCTGCTGCCGTCCACGGGCTTCTTCTCGGAAACCGGCCGGCGCATCTCGGACAAGTTGCTGCCCGACGTTGTCGACACAGCCTACATGAAGGACGTGCTGTCGGTTGTTTTTCATCGCCACGACGACGAAGTCTGGGTGAATGCGATTGCCGATGAAACCTGGATCGACTTCATCCATGCCTTGCTCGCCCCGGAGGGGGATGCGATTCCCGCCAGTCCCGGGCACAAGGCGCCGATGGCGGTCACCGAGATTCTCGAAGCGCTGCGCATGCTTTCGTACCACGTTTCGGCGATCGGGCTCGACCCCGAACTGGTGCGAGTGGACCCGAAGCTGGAAGAGGTGGAGTCTCCATTTCTCGCCCAGAATGCGGAAATCGTCCGTTACCTCCGTCACTACAAGACGTGGTGGAGCGCGCCGGACACGCCGATTGATGACTCGGATCATCTCACGGTCATGCTCGACCAATGCGCCGAAGTCCTGCTGCGCATCCGCAGACGGGCCATGCGCCGGGGCACGAGCCTGACCCTGACCTTCAAGCTCGAGCGACTGCGACAGCACCTTGATCGGATCGGTGAGTTGCTCGGACTCTTGCGCGATCTCTATGCTTCACGGCTGCTGATGCCCCTGCTCCCGCGCGCAGTACGACTGTTCAAGCGCCTGGTGCATGCCGAATGCCGCAAGAACCGCCTCTCCGACTACTGGGGGAAGAACGTCGAACTCCTGTCCCTGCGCATGACCGAAAGCGCAAGCAAGACTGGTGAGCGCTACATCGCCTCGAATCTGCGCGAGCATTTCGAGCTGCTGCGTTCAGCGGCGCTCGGCGGTTTCATCATCGCCCTGATGGCCGCCCTCAAGGTTCTGATCGACCGCCAGGACTTTGCCCCCCTGAACGAGCTCCTGGGCTTCTGCCTCAACTATGGCCTGGGTTTCGTACTCATCCACATGCTCGGCGGCACCGTGGCAACCAAACAGCCTGCGATGACGGCGAATGCAATTGCGGCATCGATCGGTGAAACCCGGGGCAAGACACGCAGCCTGGACAACCTCGCCGACCTCATCATCCGGACCATCCGCAGCCAGGGCGCGGCGATTCTGGGCAACGTCGGCATCGCCGTGCCGGTCGCGATCGGGCTTTCGCTCGCCATCCTGGAGCTCACGGGCACACAGTTCATCGACACGACCAAGGCCGCAGCCCTCCTTGATGAAGCAGCCCCGCGTGGCAGCACCCTGTTCTTTGCCGCCGTCGCAGGCGTCTGTCTGTTCCTGTCCGGCCTGATCTCGGGCTATTACGACAACCTGTCAGCATACAACCGGGTTCCGCAGCGCCTGCTGCAGTTGCGCTGGCCACGGCGACTCCTCGGCGATGCACGCATGGCACGCATATCACGCTATGTGGAGAACAATCTGGGGGCGCTCGCAGGCAACTTCTTCTTCGGCTTTCTGCTTGGCGGCGCCACGGCCCTCGGAGTGCTTTTCGGCCTGCCGATGGATATCCGCCATATCGCGTTCTCTTCGGCCTACGTCGGCTACGCTGCAGCAGCGTTCGACTTCACGCTCCCGGCGCATGTGCTGAGCCTCGCACTCGGCGGGGTCTTGCTCATCGGCGTGGTCAACCTTGCGGTGAGCTTCACGCTCACGCTGTATGTCGCCATGCGGGCTCGGCGCATCACCTTCGCACAGGGCAGGACGCTAAGCGCTCTGGTGCTGCGGCGCATGCTGTTTCGCCCCAAGGATCTTTTCATCGCGCCACGGCGGAATGCCGCGGCTCAGCGGACTGACGCAGGACCACAAACGCGCCAGCCCCCCTTGAAAACGACGTCATCTGCCGAAAACAACCGAACGCCGGACGGAGAAAAGACGCCGCCGCCCCAATCGCCGCTTTGA
- a CDS encoding S1 family peptidase, whose amino-acid sequence MTGLLLPVLSRAARILVCGFSLILALPVAAGLIETVPHIKESVVAVGTYQQTRSPPFRFLGTGFAVGNGRLIATNAHVIPDVVSEDQFEMLVVVLPGDEQTRGVRRVTRVAVDPERDLAVLRLDAGNSLPPLTLSGNGGAQEGQSIAFTGFPIGNALGMTPVTHRGIISALTPIGIPQGNARDLNPALVRRLAGGAFRVYQLDATAYPGNSGSPVFDPDSGEVLGVVNMVFVKTTKENILSSPSGISYAIPVKYLANLIEGLN is encoded by the coding sequence ATGACTGGTTTGCTTTTGCCCGTTCTTTCTCGTGCCGCACGCATTCTGGTCTGTGGTTTTTCCCTGATTCTGGCACTGCCGGTCGCTGCAGGCCTGATCGAAACCGTGCCGCACATCAAGGAGTCGGTGGTCGCCGTAGGCACTTACCAGCAGACCCGGAGCCCCCCCTTCCGTTTTCTCGGGACAGGTTTTGCGGTTGGCAATGGGCGCCTGATTGCAACCAATGCGCACGTTATCCCCGATGTGGTTTCGGAGGATCAGTTTGAGATGCTCGTTGTCGTGCTGCCCGGAGACGAGCAGACGCGTGGCGTAAGACGGGTTACCCGGGTTGCGGTCGACCCGGAACGCGATCTTGCGGTGCTGCGTCTTGATGCGGGAAATTCGCTCCCGCCTCTGACGCTTTCGGGTAACGGCGGCGCGCAGGAAGGGCAGTCAATCGCCTTTACCGGCTTTCCAATCGGGAATGCTCTGGGCATGACGCCGGTCACGCATCGTGGGATCATTTCTGCGCTCACGCCGATCGGGATTCCACAGGGCAATGCGCGTGATCTGAATCCTGCCCTGGTGAGGCGTCTGGCCGGCGGTGCCTTTCGTGTGTATCAGCTTGACGCTACCGCATACCCGGGAAACAGCGGCAGCCCGGTGTTCGACCCCGATTCAGGAGAAGTGCTCGGCGTCGTCAACATGGTGTTCGTGAAGACGACGAAGGAAAATATCCTGAGCAGCCCCTCGGGCATCAGCTATGCGATTCCGGTCAAATACCTGGCGAACCTGATCGAAGGCCTGAACTGA
- a CDS encoding lytic transglycosylase domain-containing protein, translated as MMSSVSPAHATPEDEVASAFARQARYLAEQALSYEHGEGVRRDPEHAAVLYCESARLGDPEAMYALGWMYANARGVTRNDEYAGTLFAMAAFLGNAHAEKMTRYTGDYTGAVPDCLHPPASTLLAEWPADELIAAMSGDRQRIARLLVEHAPRYGIRPRFALAIALAESNLNPSALSPKNAMGVMQLIPETAERFNVRKPLDPEENIKGGLAYLRWLLAYFEGDIALVAAGYNAGEGAVERYRGVPPYRETQKYVERILAFVRNRQHPYDSSVVAPSSAISTFRLAAQKEQDS; from the coding sequence ATGATGAGCAGTGTCTCCCCAGCGCATGCGACGCCGGAGGACGAGGTTGCATCGGCGTTTGCCCGTCAGGCGCGCTATCTGGCAGAGCAGGCATTGAGTTACGAGCATGGGGAAGGCGTGCGTCGCGACCCCGAGCACGCTGCGGTGCTCTATTGCGAATCGGCCCGCCTCGGCGACCCCGAGGCGATGTATGCCCTTGGCTGGATGTACGCCAATGCACGCGGTGTCACCCGCAACGACGAGTACGCAGGGACCCTTTTTGCGATGGCTGCCTTCCTTGGCAATGCACATGCAGAAAAAATGACGCGCTATACGGGTGACTACACCGGCGCCGTGCCCGACTGTCTGCATCCGCCTGCAAGCACGCTGCTCGCCGAGTGGCCAGCCGATGAGCTGATTGCTGCGATGTCGGGAGACCGGCAACGGATTGCCCGCTTGCTGGTGGAGCATGCGCCGCGCTACGGCATCCGGCCGCGCTTTGCGCTTGCCATTGCGCTCGCCGAGTCGAATCTGAATCCTTCGGCCTTGTCGCCGAAGAACGCAATGGGTGTGATGCAGCTCATTCCGGAGACGGCTGAGCGCTTCAACGTGCGCAAACCGCTCGACCCGGAAGAGAACATCAAGGGGGGGCTGGCGTATCTGCGCTGGTTGCTTGCCTACTTCGAAGGTGACATTGCGCTGGTCGCGGCCGGCTACAATGCCGGAGAGGGGGCGGTCGAACGCTATCGCGGCGTGCCGCCGTATCGCGAAACCCAGAAATACGTTGAACGCATCCTCGCGTTCGTGCGCAACCGTCAGCACCCGTATGACAGCAGCGTCGTTGCGCCCAGTTCGGCAATCTCCACCTTTCGTCTGGCCGCGCAAAAGGAGCAGGACTCATGA
- a CDS encoding nucleotide sugar dehydrogenase — translation MSTIAVIGLGYVGLPLAVEFGKKFRTLGFDLSEEKVAAYRDFVDPTGEVSSEDLRAATQLSCHTDPAVLKDADFIIVAVPTPVDEAHQPDFTPLVKSSQTVGRNLKPGAIVVYESTVYPGATEEVCIPILERESGLKWKEGFFVGYSPERINPGDKERTVTKIVKVVSGDTAETLATVSKVYGEVITAGVYPASSIKVAEAAKVIENTQRDLNIALMNELSLIFHKIGIDTLEVLKAAGTKWNFLPFRPGLVGGHCIGVDPYYLTHKADMLGYHPQVILAGRRINDGMGKFVAEQTVKEMIGAGSSIKGADVIVLGLTFKENCPDLRNSKVIDVIRELQSYGCKVHVHDAVAESDEAMHEYGVSLTEWDDLPQAQAIVAAVSHSQYLQMPVERILEKLVPGGVFTDVKSAYDPDALKSAGSRIWRL, via the coding sequence ATGAGTACGATCGCCGTTATTGGCCTGGGCTACGTTGGTTTGCCCCTGGCCGTTGAGTTCGGAAAGAAGTTCCGCACGCTGGGTTTCGACCTGTCGGAAGAGAAGGTGGCGGCCTATCGTGATTTTGTTGACCCCACGGGCGAGGTTTCGTCGGAAGATCTGCGAGCGGCGACTCAGCTGAGCTGCCACACCGACCCTGCCGTCCTCAAGGATGCGGATTTCATTATCGTCGCGGTGCCGACCCCGGTCGATGAGGCGCATCAACCGGACTTCACGCCTCTGGTGAAGTCGTCCCAGACCGTCGGACGAAACCTCAAGCCTGGCGCTATCGTCGTATACGAGTCGACCGTGTATCCGGGGGCAACCGAGGAAGTCTGCATTCCGATCCTTGAGCGCGAGTCAGGATTGAAGTGGAAGGAGGGCTTCTTTGTTGGTTATTCGCCTGAGCGAATCAACCCGGGTGACAAGGAGCGTACGGTCACCAAGATCGTGAAGGTCGTCTCTGGCGATACCGCGGAGACGCTCGCAACCGTCAGCAAGGTGTATGGCGAGGTGATTACGGCTGGCGTCTATCCTGCCAGTTCGATCAAGGTCGCAGAGGCGGCGAAAGTCATCGAAAACACCCAGCGTGACCTCAATATTGCGCTGATGAACGAGCTGTCGCTGATCTTTCACAAGATCGGGATCGATACGCTTGAGGTGCTCAAGGCCGCCGGCACGAAGTGGAACTTCCTTCCGTTCCGGCCGGGCCTTGTCGGCGGTCACTGCATCGGCGTCGACCCCTACTATCTGACGCACAAGGCGGATATGCTCGGCTACCACCCCCAGGTGATCCTGGCCGGTCGCAGGATCAACGACGGGATGGGCAAGTTCGTCGCAGAGCAGACCGTCAAGGAGATGATTGGCGCGGGTTCCAGCATCAAGGGGGCGGATGTCATCGTGCTTGGATTGACCTTCAAGGAGAACTGCCCGGATTTGCGCAACAGCAAGGTCATCGATGTCATTCGTGAGCTGCAGAGCTATGGTTGCAAGGTCCACGTGCATGACGCCGTTGCCGAGTCTGATGAGGCCATGCACGAGTACGGTGTCAGCCTGACTGAATGGGACGATCTCCCGCAGGCGCAGGCCATTGTCGCCGCGGTGTCGCACAGCCAATATCTGCAGATGCCGGTCGAGCGCATTCTCGAAAAGCTGGTTCCGGGTGGCGTGTTCACCGACGTCAAGTCGGCCTATGATCCGGATGCGCTGAAGTCGGCCGGCTCGCGGATTTGGCGGCTCTGA
- the prsT gene encoding XrtA/PEP-CTERM system TPR-repeat protein PrsT, whose protein sequence is MSKTRSSRSHSTWPAHARNAVTVLVSAVLLAGCGDSPEAMLESAKGYIAKDDLNAAVIQLKNALQEDGSLAEGRYLLGKINLEQGDMLGAVKEFERALQYGYANEKVTPLLARALLGSAEVDRVLKEFGATTLNDNKAQAELLGVLGDAHLAKADVQKARKAFESALELNPEDDLARVGLGRAKLFSGDAAGALAEAESVIARRADLAEAQVLLADVMMVQGNQEAAVAALKAAVKAKPDSVSHNFALVSLMLRQNDFEGAAIQLEAMKKIAPKHPSTRYVQAFLDFRNGRLPEARDEILEVVKNAPEFLPARLLAGSVLVRMNEHTQARPHLSMVVARAPRQTLARRLLAASHLATGEASRALEIIQPLLASPGQDAALAGLVGQIYLAMGDYERAEVFLARSAQGAPDDARARTRLGVARLAGGDVARAYADLEAASALDESSGQADLALILAHMRRGEFDRALDAQKVLEQKQPNSAQTYNLKGGILLAKRDVAGARLAFDKALELQPGFLAAAINLGRLDLAEKKPEVAKARFERIIKATPENVEAWLAYADLQSATGSDPKEVLTSLERAAAAGPGLLPPQLALIQHFLRVREPAKAMTIALQASTAHASDPRAIEALARAQMAAGETLQAIASLNKLSSFAPRSPGPLVLLSDAQRQGKDDSAAEQSLLKALALKPDLLEAQQRLFAIQASRGDRDAALQTAKTVQKQQPTVAAGYVLEGDVLVSSGRWAEAAAAYRKAMDRGKSGELVNKLHSALMRSSRKAEADKVMSDWLSSEPNDLVARGYMAERALGEKRYGDALQLFRAMNELSPGNALILNNLAWTAAAAKDGQALTYAEQALSAAPDNPVVLDTIGMIQVDAGQIEKGVANLERAVSLAPDIATLRLNLAKTYARLDRKADAKKMLQALLPKLEAGSPIQAEAAELLKTL, encoded by the coding sequence TTGTCGAAGACGCGTAGTAGCCGGAGTCACTCCACATGGCCGGCACATGCCCGCAACGCTGTCACCGTGCTGGTATCCGCTGTCCTGCTGGCAGGGTGTGGCGACAGCCCCGAGGCGATGCTCGAGTCCGCGAAGGGTTATATTGCAAAAGATGATTTGAATGCGGCTGTCATTCAGCTCAAGAACGCGCTTCAGGAAGATGGGAGTCTGGCCGAAGGTCGCTATCTGCTCGGCAAGATCAACCTTGAGCAAGGGGACATGCTGGGGGCAGTGAAGGAGTTCGAGCGCGCGCTGCAATACGGTTATGCGAACGAGAAGGTTACGCCTTTGCTCGCACGGGCGTTGCTGGGCTCCGCCGAGGTCGACCGAGTGCTGAAGGAGTTCGGCGCTACGACGTTGAATGACAACAAGGCGCAGGCTGAACTGCTTGGCGTTCTGGGGGATGCACACCTCGCCAAGGCAGACGTGCAGAAGGCACGTAAGGCGTTTGAGAGCGCGCTTGAGTTGAATCCTGAAGACGATCTCGCCCGCGTCGGGCTTGGGCGTGCCAAGCTCTTTTCCGGAGACGCGGCTGGCGCGCTCGCGGAGGCTGAGTCGGTGATTGCGCGCCGGGCGGATCTGGCTGAGGCGCAGGTCTTGCTTGCAGACGTGATGATGGTGCAAGGCAATCAGGAGGCGGCCGTTGCCGCGCTCAAGGCGGCCGTCAAGGCGAAACCGGATTCGGTCAGCCACAATTTCGCCTTGGTGTCGCTCATGCTCAGGCAGAACGATTTTGAAGGTGCTGCAATCCAGCTGGAGGCAATGAAGAAGATTGCTCCCAAGCATCCGTCAACGAGATACGTGCAGGCGTTTCTTGATTTCCGTAACGGTCGCCTGCCCGAGGCGCGTGATGAAATTCTGGAAGTGGTGAAGAACGCGCCGGAGTTCCTTCCTGCACGGTTGTTGGCGGGCTCGGTACTGGTTCGCATGAATGAGCATACACAGGCAAGGCCGCATCTATCCATGGTCGTGGCACGAGCGCCAAGGCAAACGCTCGCTCGCAGGCTGCTTGCAGCATCTCACCTTGCAACGGGCGAAGCGTCTCGTGCGCTCGAGATCATTCAACCCCTGCTGGCCTCGCCGGGTCAGGATGCCGCATTGGCTGGTCTTGTCGGCCAGATCTATCTGGCCATGGGGGACTACGAGAGGGCTGAGGTCTTCCTCGCGAGATCGGCACAAGGGGCCCCTGACGACGCTCGCGCACGGACACGTCTCGGGGTGGCCCGCCTTGCTGGGGGCGACGTGGCGCGCGCATATGCCGATCTAGAGGCGGCTTCTGCGCTTGATGAAAGCTCCGGGCAGGCAGACCTTGCATTGATTCTTGCGCACATGCGCAGGGGTGAGTTTGACCGAGCGCTTGATGCCCAGAAAGTTCTGGAGCAGAAACAGCCGAATAGTGCGCAGACATATAACTTGAAGGGCGGAATCCTTCTTGCGAAACGCGATGTTGCCGGTGCGCGTCTCGCCTTTGACAAAGCGCTTGAGCTTCAACCCGGCTTTCTCGCGGCCGCCATCAATCTTGGGCGCCTGGATCTTGCTGAAAAGAAGCCTGAGGTAGCGAAGGCGCGCTTCGAGCGCATCATCAAGGCCACTCCGGAGAATGTCGAGGCATGGTTGGCTTATGCCGACCTTCAAAGTGCAACCGGGTCAGATCCGAAGGAGGTCCTGACCAGTCTCGAGCGCGCCGCGGCCGCCGGCCCGGGACTGTTGCCACCTCAACTTGCGCTGATTCAACATTTCCTGAGGGTGCGCGAGCCGGCGAAGGCCATGACGATCGCCTTGCAGGCGTCGACTGCGCACGCTTCCGATCCGCGCGCGATCGAAGCGCTAGCACGTGCGCAGATGGCTGCAGGGGAGACGCTGCAAGCCATCGCCTCGTTGAACAAGCTGAGCAGCTTCGCACCACGGTCTCCGGGGCCCTTGGTATTACTGTCGGATGCTCAGCGGCAGGGTAAGGATGACAGCGCGGCTGAGCAGAGCCTGCTCAAGGCCCTCGCGCTGAAGCCGGACTTGCTTGAGGCACAGCAACGACTGTTTGCGATTCAGGCATCTCGTGGTGACCGGGACGCAGCCTTGCAAACGGCGAAGACGGTTCAGAAGCAGCAGCCGACTGTTGCTGCCGGATATGTGCTCGAGGGTGATGTGCTTGTCAGCAGCGGAAGATGGGCAGAGGCTGCCGCTGCCTACCGCAAGGCCATGGATCGCGGCAAGAGCGGCGAGTTGGTGAACAAGCTTCATTCCGCGTTGATGCGAAGCTCCCGCAAGGCCGAAGCCGACAAGGTGATGAGCGACTGGCTGAGTAGCGAGCCAAACGATCTCGTTGCGCGCGGGTACATGGCTGAACGTGCGCTCGGCGAGAAGCGCTATGGTGACGCCTTGCAGTTGTTCCGTGCGATGAATGAGCTTTCTCCCGGCAATGCCCTGATTCTGAATAATCTTGCGTGGACCGCTGCAGCGGCCAAGGATGGGCAGGCATTGACGTATGCCGAACAGGCGCTGTCGGCGGCACCGGACAATCCTGTGGTGCTCGATACGATCGGGATGATTCAGGTTGACGCCGGGCAGATCGAGAAGGGCGTGGCCAACCTTGAGCGTGCCGTATCCCTTGCACCGGATATCGCAACGCTGCGATTGAATCTGGCAAAAACCTACGCCAGGCTTGACCGCAAGGCTGATGCGAAGAAAATGCTGCAGGCTTTGTTGCCCAAGCTGGAAGCTGGTTCGCCTATCCAGGCAGAGGCGGCGGAGTTGCTTAAGACGCTTTGA